In one window of Denticeps clupeoides chromosome 2, fDenClu1.1, whole genome shotgun sequence DNA:
- the LOC114770373 gene encoding myosin-binding protein C, fast-type-like isoform X1 — MPEPKEEVKAEEAPPAEGEGDEERPASPGGEERTELTGIFVEKPDNVVAIAGKDVLFVAKVDSTNLPRKPVMKWMKGKWMDLGSKAGKHLQFKETYDRNTKIYTFEMKMVKVVPGDAGGYRCEVTAKDKCDSCTFEISVESAEEEKPTDILSAFKRADAGEDEGELDFSALLKATKKKKKPVEEKEQIDVWELLKNAHPSEYEKIAFEYGITDLRGMLKRLKKMKAVEPKVSDAFLKRLESAYSVDKGKKITLSVELVDPNAEVKWLKNGQEIKPSAKYIMETNGNIRMLTINKCNLADDAAYECVVGTEKSFTEVFVKEPPVTITKLLDDYHVVVGERVEFEVEVSEEGAHVMWFKEDQELVRDDKAKYRFKKDGKRHWLIINEATLDDIAMYHVYTNGGHTKGELEVEEKELEVLQSIADLTVKSAEQAVFKCEVSDEKVTGKWFKDGVEVQPSDRVKISHIGRIHRLMIDDVKPEDAGDYTFVPDGYALSLSAKLNFLEIKVDYVPRQDPPKIHLDVSGNMVSQNTIIVVAGNKLRLDVEITGEPAPTVVWTRGETPVTAVEGRIRVETRTGLSSFVIEGAEREDEGNYNITVTNPAGEDKANIFIKIVDVPDPPEKVKCTSVGEDCATVIWEPPAFDGGAPIKGYLMERKKKGSSRWTKLNFDVYEQTTYEAKRMIEGVLYEMRVFAVNGIGISQPSLNSKPFMPIAPTSEPTRLQVHDVTDTTCTLKWLAPEKIGAGGLDGYIVEFCKEGETEWKPANTDLIEKQSFVVRNLPTGEKMNFRVIAVNVAGRSPPALLGQPVTVREIMEYPKIRLPRELRTKYIKMVGEKINLVIPFQGKPRPVAKWLKDGEPVDVKKVGTCSTNVDTILFIRSAEREHSGKYTLVLQIENMEDKADIQIRVVEKPGPPIGVTVTDVWGFNAALEWKPPKDDGNCEITGYTIQKADKKTKEWFTVYEHNRRTNCTVSDLVMGNEYMFRVYSENLCGLSEEPCISKNTAFIPKTGLEIKAATYTEKDMSCSPKFTTPLVDRSVIAGYSTAISCAVRGFPKPKIIWMKNNMILGEDPKYLMMNNQGVLTLNIRKPGMFDGGKYSCRAVNTLGQDEVECKLEIRAVPVEKKD; from the exons ATCTACACTTTCGAAATGAAGATGGTGAAGGTCGTCCCCGGCGATGCAGGTGGATACCGCTGTGAGGTGACAGCAAAAGACAAGTGTGACAGCTGCACGTTTGAGATCTCAGTGGAGT CTGCTGAAGAGGAGAAACCAACTGACATCCTTTCTGCCTTCAAAAGGGC GGATGCTGGTGAGGATGAGGGTGAGCTGGACTTCAGTGCCCTCCTCAAAGCCACCAAGAA GAAGAAAAAGCCAGTGGAAGAGAAGGAGCAGATAGACGTTTGGGAGCTCCTCAAGAACGCCCACCCAAGCGAGTACGAGAAGATTGCCTTCGAGTACGGAATCACCGACCTGAGAGGCATGCTGAAACGTTTAAAGAAGATGAAGGCTGTCGAGCCCAAAGTCAGCGATG CATTCCTGAAGCGGCTGGAATCTGCATACTCTGTGGATAAAGGGAAGAAGATCACCCTTTCGGTGGAGCTGGTTGACCCCAACGCCGAGGTCAAATGGTTGAAGAACGGACAGGAAATCAAACCCTCGGCCAA gtatATCATGGAGACAAATGGGAACATCCGAATGCTTACCATTAACAAGTGTAACTTGGCTGACGACGCAGCGTACGAATGTGTGGTTGGGACGGAGAAGAGTTTCACCGAGGTCTTTGTGAAAG AGCCTCCGGTCACCATAACAAAGCTGCTTGATGATTACCACGTGGTGGTGGGAGAGAGGGTGGAGTTTGAGGTGGAGGTCTCAGAGGAGGGGGCACATGTCATGTG GTTTAAAGAGGATCAGGAGCTGGTGAGAGATGACAAAGCTAAGTATCGCTTTAAGAAAGATGGAAAGCGCCACTGGCTCATCATTAATGAAGCCACCCTGGATGACATTGCCATGTACCACGTCTACACCAATGGGGGTCACACAAAGGGAGAGCTGGAAGTGGAAG AGAAGGAGCTGGAAGTTCTGCAGAGCATCGCTGATCTAACGGTGAAGTCGGCAGAACAGGCCGTGTTCAAGTGTGAGGTGTCAGATGAGAAAGTCACTGGGAAGTGGTTCAAAGATGGCGTGGAGGTTCAGCCCAGTGATCGGGTTAAGATCTCCCACATTGGCAG GATTCATCGCCTGATGATTGATGACGTGAAGCCGGAGGACGCAGGCGATTACACATTCGTTCCCGATGGCTACGCCCTCTCGCTTTCCGCCAAACTCAACTTCCTGG AGATCAAGGTAGACTATGTGCCCAGACAAG ATCCTCCTAAGATTCATCTGGATGTCTCTGGCAACATGGTCTCCCAGAACACCATCATCGTCGTGGCTGGCAACAAGCTTCGCCTGGATGTCGAGATCACAGGGGAGCCCGCCCCGACTGTCGTGTGGACAAGAGGAGAAACG CCAGTGACAGCAGTGGAGGGTCGCATTCGTGTGGAAACTCGTACCGGACTGAGCAGTTTTGTGATTGAAGGGGCGGAGCGAGAGGATGAAGGCAACTACAACATCACTGTCACCAATCCCGCAGGCGAGGACAAGGCCAACATCTTCATCAAGATCGTCG ACGTCCCGGACCCTCCTGAGAAAGTAAAGTGCACCTCTGTCGGAGAGGACTGTGCAACCGTCATCTGGGAACCCCCTGCATTTGATGGGGGAGCCCCCATTAAAG GTTATCTcatggagagaaagaagaaagggtCGTCTCGCTGGACAAAACTCAACTTCGACGTGTACGAGCAGACGACGTACGAAGCCAAGCGCATGATTGAGGGCGTTTTGTACGAGATGAGAGTTTTCGCTGTGAATGGCATCGGCATCTCCCAGCCCAGTCTCAACTCCAAGCCATTCATGCCTATAG CACCAACCAGTGAGCCCACGCGTCTGCAGGTGCATGACGTCACTGACACCACATGCACACTCAAGTGGCTCGCGCCTGAGAAGATTGGAGCCGGTGGGCTCGATGGCTACATCGTAGAGTTCTGCAAGGAAGGAG aaacaGAGTGGAAACCAGCCAACACAGATCTTATTGAGAAGCAGAGTTTTGTGGTGCGGAATCTGCCTACCGGAGAGAAGATGAACTTCCGGGTCATTGCAGTGAACGTTGCCGGTCGCAGCCCCCCTGCTCTGCTGGGCCAGCCGGTCACAGTTCGCGAGATCATGG AATACCCTAAGATCCGACTGCCCCGTGAACTCAGGACTAAATACATCAAGATGGTGGGAGAAAAAATCAACCTTGTCATCCCATTCCAG GGAAAGCCTCGTCCTGTGGCCAAATGGCTGAAGGACGGCGAGCCAGTGGACGTGAAGAAGGTGGGAACCTGCAGCACGAACGTGGACACCATCCTGTTCATCCGCTCGGCAGAAAGAGAGCACTCAGGCAAATACACACTGGTGCTGCAGATCGAGAACATGGAGGACAAAGCTGACATACAGATCCGGGTTGTAG AGAAGCCAGGACCACCAATTGGAGTGACAGTAACAGATGTTTGGGGTTTCAATGCCGCACTGGAGTGGAAGCCCCCCAAAGACGACGGCAACTGTGAGATCACTGGATACACCATCCAGAAAGCCGACAAGAAGACCAAG GAGTGGTTTACCGTGTATGAGCACAACAGGAGGACAAACTGCACAGTGTCTGACCTGGTGATGGGGAACGAGTACATGTTCCGCGTCTACAGCGAGAACCTGTGCGGCCTCAGCGAGGAGCCTTGCATCAGCAAAAACACAGCGTTCATCCCcaaaacag GTCTGGAGATCAAAGCTGCGACCTACACCGAGAAGGACATGTCCTGCTCGCCAAAGTTCACCACCCCTCTAGTGGACAGGTCTGTCATTGCAGGCTACAGCACAGCGATCAGCTGCGCAGTGAGAGGCTTTCCTAAG CCGAAGATCATTTGGATGAAAAACAATATGATCCTGGGGGAGGACCCCAAATACCTGATGATGAACAACCAGGGCGTTCTGACGCTGAACATCCGTAAGCCGGGCATGTTTGACGGCGGGAAGTACTCATGCAGGGCCGTCAATACCCTGGGACAGGACGAGGTGGAGTGCAAACTGGAGATAAGAG CCGTTCCGGTGGAGAAGAAGGACTAA
- the LOC114770373 gene encoding myosin-binding protein C, fast-type-like isoform X8 translates to MPEPKEEEAPPAEGEGGEERTELTGIFVEKPDNVVAIAGKDVLFVAKVDSTNLPRKPVMKWMKGKWMDLGSKAGKHLQFKETYDRNTKIYTFEMKMVKVVPGDAGGYRCEVTAKDKCDSCTFEISVESAEEEKPTDILSAFKRADAGEDEGELDFSALLKATKKKKKPVEEKEQIDVWELLKNAHPSEYEKIAFEYGITDLRGMLKRLKKMKAVEPKVSDAFLKRLESAYSVDKGKKITLSVELVDPNAEVKWLKNGQEIKPSAKYIMETNGNIRMLTINKCNLADDAAYECVVGTEKSFTEVFVKEPPVTITKLLDDYHVVVGERVEFEVEVSEEGAHVMWFKEDQELVRDDKAKYRFKKDGKRHWLIINEATLDDIAMYHVYTNGGHTKGELEVEEKELEVLQSIADLTVKSAEQAVFKCEVSDEKVTGKWFKDGVEVQPSDRVKISHIGRIHRLMIDDVKPEDAGDYTFVPDGYALSLSAKLNFLEIKVDYVPRQDPPKIHLDVSGNMVSQNTIIVVAGNKLRLDVEITGEPAPTVVWTRGETPVTAVEGRIRVETRTGLSSFVIEGAEREDEGNYNITVTNPAGEDKANIFIKIVDVPDPPEKVKCTSVGEDCATVIWEPPAFDGGAPIKGYLMERKKKGSSRWTKLNFDVYEQTTYEAKRMIEGVLYEMRVFAVNGIGISQPSLNSKPFMPIAPTSEPTRLQVHDVTDTTCTLKWLAPEKIGAGGLDGYIVEFCKEGETEWKPANTDLIEKQSFVVRNLPTGEKMNFRVIAVNVAGRSPPALLGQPVTVREIMEYPKIRLPRELRTKYIKMVGEKINLVIPFQGKPRPVAKWLKDGEPVDVKKVGTCSTNVDTILFIRSAEREHSGKYTLVLQIENMEDKADIQIRVVEKPGPPIGVTVTDVWGFNAALEWKPPKDDGNCEITGYTIQKADKKTKEWFTVYEHNRRTNCTVSDLVMGNEYMFRVYSENLCGLSEEPCISKNTAFIPKTGLEIKAATYTEKDMSCSPKFTTPLVDRSVIAGYSTAISCAVRGFPKPKIIWMKNNMILGEDPKYLMMNNQGVLTLNIRKPGMFDGGKYSCRAVNTLGQDEVECKLEIRAVPVEKKD, encoded by the exons ATCTACACTTTCGAAATGAAGATGGTGAAGGTCGTCCCCGGCGATGCAGGTGGATACCGCTGTGAGGTGACAGCAAAAGACAAGTGTGACAGCTGCACGTTTGAGATCTCAGTGGAGT CTGCTGAAGAGGAGAAACCAACTGACATCCTTTCTGCCTTCAAAAGGGC GGATGCTGGTGAGGATGAGGGTGAGCTGGACTTCAGTGCCCTCCTCAAAGCCACCAAGAA GAAGAAAAAGCCAGTGGAAGAGAAGGAGCAGATAGACGTTTGGGAGCTCCTCAAGAACGCCCACCCAAGCGAGTACGAGAAGATTGCCTTCGAGTACGGAATCACCGACCTGAGAGGCATGCTGAAACGTTTAAAGAAGATGAAGGCTGTCGAGCCCAAAGTCAGCGATG CATTCCTGAAGCGGCTGGAATCTGCATACTCTGTGGATAAAGGGAAGAAGATCACCCTTTCGGTGGAGCTGGTTGACCCCAACGCCGAGGTCAAATGGTTGAAGAACGGACAGGAAATCAAACCCTCGGCCAA gtatATCATGGAGACAAATGGGAACATCCGAATGCTTACCATTAACAAGTGTAACTTGGCTGACGACGCAGCGTACGAATGTGTGGTTGGGACGGAGAAGAGTTTCACCGAGGTCTTTGTGAAAG AGCCTCCGGTCACCATAACAAAGCTGCTTGATGATTACCACGTGGTGGTGGGAGAGAGGGTGGAGTTTGAGGTGGAGGTCTCAGAGGAGGGGGCACATGTCATGTG GTTTAAAGAGGATCAGGAGCTGGTGAGAGATGACAAAGCTAAGTATCGCTTTAAGAAAGATGGAAAGCGCCACTGGCTCATCATTAATGAAGCCACCCTGGATGACATTGCCATGTACCACGTCTACACCAATGGGGGTCACACAAAGGGAGAGCTGGAAGTGGAAG AGAAGGAGCTGGAAGTTCTGCAGAGCATCGCTGATCTAACGGTGAAGTCGGCAGAACAGGCCGTGTTCAAGTGTGAGGTGTCAGATGAGAAAGTCACTGGGAAGTGGTTCAAAGATGGCGTGGAGGTTCAGCCCAGTGATCGGGTTAAGATCTCCCACATTGGCAG GATTCATCGCCTGATGATTGATGACGTGAAGCCGGAGGACGCAGGCGATTACACATTCGTTCCCGATGGCTACGCCCTCTCGCTTTCCGCCAAACTCAACTTCCTGG AGATCAAGGTAGACTATGTGCCCAGACAAG ATCCTCCTAAGATTCATCTGGATGTCTCTGGCAACATGGTCTCCCAGAACACCATCATCGTCGTGGCTGGCAACAAGCTTCGCCTGGATGTCGAGATCACAGGGGAGCCCGCCCCGACTGTCGTGTGGACAAGAGGAGAAACG CCAGTGACAGCAGTGGAGGGTCGCATTCGTGTGGAAACTCGTACCGGACTGAGCAGTTTTGTGATTGAAGGGGCGGAGCGAGAGGATGAAGGCAACTACAACATCACTGTCACCAATCCCGCAGGCGAGGACAAGGCCAACATCTTCATCAAGATCGTCG ACGTCCCGGACCCTCCTGAGAAAGTAAAGTGCACCTCTGTCGGAGAGGACTGTGCAACCGTCATCTGGGAACCCCCTGCATTTGATGGGGGAGCCCCCATTAAAG GTTATCTcatggagagaaagaagaaagggtCGTCTCGCTGGACAAAACTCAACTTCGACGTGTACGAGCAGACGACGTACGAAGCCAAGCGCATGATTGAGGGCGTTTTGTACGAGATGAGAGTTTTCGCTGTGAATGGCATCGGCATCTCCCAGCCCAGTCTCAACTCCAAGCCATTCATGCCTATAG CACCAACCAGTGAGCCCACGCGTCTGCAGGTGCATGACGTCACTGACACCACATGCACACTCAAGTGGCTCGCGCCTGAGAAGATTGGAGCCGGTGGGCTCGATGGCTACATCGTAGAGTTCTGCAAGGAAGGAG aaacaGAGTGGAAACCAGCCAACACAGATCTTATTGAGAAGCAGAGTTTTGTGGTGCGGAATCTGCCTACCGGAGAGAAGATGAACTTCCGGGTCATTGCAGTGAACGTTGCCGGTCGCAGCCCCCCTGCTCTGCTGGGCCAGCCGGTCACAGTTCGCGAGATCATGG AATACCCTAAGATCCGACTGCCCCGTGAACTCAGGACTAAATACATCAAGATGGTGGGAGAAAAAATCAACCTTGTCATCCCATTCCAG GGAAAGCCTCGTCCTGTGGCCAAATGGCTGAAGGACGGCGAGCCAGTGGACGTGAAGAAGGTGGGAACCTGCAGCACGAACGTGGACACCATCCTGTTCATCCGCTCGGCAGAAAGAGAGCACTCAGGCAAATACACACTGGTGCTGCAGATCGAGAACATGGAGGACAAAGCTGACATACAGATCCGGGTTGTAG AGAAGCCAGGACCACCAATTGGAGTGACAGTAACAGATGTTTGGGGTTTCAATGCCGCACTGGAGTGGAAGCCCCCCAAAGACGACGGCAACTGTGAGATCACTGGATACACCATCCAGAAAGCCGACAAGAAGACCAAG GAGTGGTTTACCGTGTATGAGCACAACAGGAGGACAAACTGCACAGTGTCTGACCTGGTGATGGGGAACGAGTACATGTTCCGCGTCTACAGCGAGAACCTGTGCGGCCTCAGCGAGGAGCCTTGCATCAGCAAAAACACAGCGTTCATCCCcaaaacag GTCTGGAGATCAAAGCTGCGACCTACACCGAGAAGGACATGTCCTGCTCGCCAAAGTTCACCACCCCTCTAGTGGACAGGTCTGTCATTGCAGGCTACAGCACAGCGATCAGCTGCGCAGTGAGAGGCTTTCCTAAG CCGAAGATCATTTGGATGAAAAACAATATGATCCTGGGGGAGGACCCCAAATACCTGATGATGAACAACCAGGGCGTTCTGACGCTGAACATCCGTAAGCCGGGCATGTTTGACGGCGGGAAGTACTCATGCAGGGCCGTCAATACCCTGGGACAGGACGAGGTGGAGTGCAAACTGGAGATAAGAG CCGTTCCGGTGGAGAAGAAGGACTAA
- the LOC114770373 gene encoding myosin-binding protein C, fast-type-like isoform X4: protein MPEPKEEEAPPAEGEGDEERPASPGGEERTELTGIFVEKPDNVVAIAGKDVLFVAKVDSTNLPRKPVMKWMKGKWMDLGSKAGKHLQFKETYDRNTKIYTFEMKMVKVVPGDAGGYRCEVTAKDKCDSCTFEISVESAEEEKPTDILSAFKRADAGEDEGELDFSALLKATKKKKKPVEEKEQIDVWELLKNAHPSEYEKIAFEYGITDLRGMLKRLKKMKAVEPKVSDAFLKRLESAYSVDKGKKITLSVELVDPNAEVKWLKNGQEIKPSAKYIMETNGNIRMLTINKCNLADDAAYECVVGTEKSFTEVFVKEPPVTITKLLDDYHVVVGERVEFEVEVSEEGAHVMWFKEDQELVRDDKAKYRFKKDGKRHWLIINEATLDDIAMYHVYTNGGHTKGELEVEEKELEVLQSIADLTVKSAEQAVFKCEVSDEKVTGKWFKDGVEVQPSDRVKISHIGRIHRLMIDDVKPEDAGDYTFVPDGYALSLSAKLNFLEIKVDYVPRQDPPKIHLDVSGNMVSQNTIIVVAGNKLRLDVEITGEPAPTVVWTRGETPVTAVEGRIRVETRTGLSSFVIEGAEREDEGNYNITVTNPAGEDKANIFIKIVDVPDPPEKVKCTSVGEDCATVIWEPPAFDGGAPIKGYLMERKKKGSSRWTKLNFDVYEQTTYEAKRMIEGVLYEMRVFAVNGIGISQPSLNSKPFMPIAPTSEPTRLQVHDVTDTTCTLKWLAPEKIGAGGLDGYIVEFCKEGETEWKPANTDLIEKQSFVVRNLPTGEKMNFRVIAVNVAGRSPPALLGQPVTVREIMEYPKIRLPRELRTKYIKMVGEKINLVIPFQGKPRPVAKWLKDGEPVDVKKVGTCSTNVDTILFIRSAEREHSGKYTLVLQIENMEDKADIQIRVVEKPGPPIGVTVTDVWGFNAALEWKPPKDDGNCEITGYTIQKADKKTKEWFTVYEHNRRTNCTVSDLVMGNEYMFRVYSENLCGLSEEPCISKNTAFIPKTGLEIKAATYTEKDMSCSPKFTTPLVDRSVIAGYSTAISCAVRGFPKPKIIWMKNNMILGEDPKYLMMNNQGVLTLNIRKPGMFDGGKYSCRAVNTLGQDEVECKLEIRAVPVEKKD, encoded by the exons ATCTACACTTTCGAAATGAAGATGGTGAAGGTCGTCCCCGGCGATGCAGGTGGATACCGCTGTGAGGTGACAGCAAAAGACAAGTGTGACAGCTGCACGTTTGAGATCTCAGTGGAGT CTGCTGAAGAGGAGAAACCAACTGACATCCTTTCTGCCTTCAAAAGGGC GGATGCTGGTGAGGATGAGGGTGAGCTGGACTTCAGTGCCCTCCTCAAAGCCACCAAGAA GAAGAAAAAGCCAGTGGAAGAGAAGGAGCAGATAGACGTTTGGGAGCTCCTCAAGAACGCCCACCCAAGCGAGTACGAGAAGATTGCCTTCGAGTACGGAATCACCGACCTGAGAGGCATGCTGAAACGTTTAAAGAAGATGAAGGCTGTCGAGCCCAAAGTCAGCGATG CATTCCTGAAGCGGCTGGAATCTGCATACTCTGTGGATAAAGGGAAGAAGATCACCCTTTCGGTGGAGCTGGTTGACCCCAACGCCGAGGTCAAATGGTTGAAGAACGGACAGGAAATCAAACCCTCGGCCAA gtatATCATGGAGACAAATGGGAACATCCGAATGCTTACCATTAACAAGTGTAACTTGGCTGACGACGCAGCGTACGAATGTGTGGTTGGGACGGAGAAGAGTTTCACCGAGGTCTTTGTGAAAG AGCCTCCGGTCACCATAACAAAGCTGCTTGATGATTACCACGTGGTGGTGGGAGAGAGGGTGGAGTTTGAGGTGGAGGTCTCAGAGGAGGGGGCACATGTCATGTG GTTTAAAGAGGATCAGGAGCTGGTGAGAGATGACAAAGCTAAGTATCGCTTTAAGAAAGATGGAAAGCGCCACTGGCTCATCATTAATGAAGCCACCCTGGATGACATTGCCATGTACCACGTCTACACCAATGGGGGTCACACAAAGGGAGAGCTGGAAGTGGAAG AGAAGGAGCTGGAAGTTCTGCAGAGCATCGCTGATCTAACGGTGAAGTCGGCAGAACAGGCCGTGTTCAAGTGTGAGGTGTCAGATGAGAAAGTCACTGGGAAGTGGTTCAAAGATGGCGTGGAGGTTCAGCCCAGTGATCGGGTTAAGATCTCCCACATTGGCAG GATTCATCGCCTGATGATTGATGACGTGAAGCCGGAGGACGCAGGCGATTACACATTCGTTCCCGATGGCTACGCCCTCTCGCTTTCCGCCAAACTCAACTTCCTGG AGATCAAGGTAGACTATGTGCCCAGACAAG ATCCTCCTAAGATTCATCTGGATGTCTCTGGCAACATGGTCTCCCAGAACACCATCATCGTCGTGGCTGGCAACAAGCTTCGCCTGGATGTCGAGATCACAGGGGAGCCCGCCCCGACTGTCGTGTGGACAAGAGGAGAAACG CCAGTGACAGCAGTGGAGGGTCGCATTCGTGTGGAAACTCGTACCGGACTGAGCAGTTTTGTGATTGAAGGGGCGGAGCGAGAGGATGAAGGCAACTACAACATCACTGTCACCAATCCCGCAGGCGAGGACAAGGCCAACATCTTCATCAAGATCGTCG ACGTCCCGGACCCTCCTGAGAAAGTAAAGTGCACCTCTGTCGGAGAGGACTGTGCAACCGTCATCTGGGAACCCCCTGCATTTGATGGGGGAGCCCCCATTAAAG GTTATCTcatggagagaaagaagaaagggtCGTCTCGCTGGACAAAACTCAACTTCGACGTGTACGAGCAGACGACGTACGAAGCCAAGCGCATGATTGAGGGCGTTTTGTACGAGATGAGAGTTTTCGCTGTGAATGGCATCGGCATCTCCCAGCCCAGTCTCAACTCCAAGCCATTCATGCCTATAG CACCAACCAGTGAGCCCACGCGTCTGCAGGTGCATGACGTCACTGACACCACATGCACACTCAAGTGGCTCGCGCCTGAGAAGATTGGAGCCGGTGGGCTCGATGGCTACATCGTAGAGTTCTGCAAGGAAGGAG aaacaGAGTGGAAACCAGCCAACACAGATCTTATTGAGAAGCAGAGTTTTGTGGTGCGGAATCTGCCTACCGGAGAGAAGATGAACTTCCGGGTCATTGCAGTGAACGTTGCCGGTCGCAGCCCCCCTGCTCTGCTGGGCCAGCCGGTCACAGTTCGCGAGATCATGG AATACCCTAAGATCCGACTGCCCCGTGAACTCAGGACTAAATACATCAAGATGGTGGGAGAAAAAATCAACCTTGTCATCCCATTCCAG GGAAAGCCTCGTCCTGTGGCCAAATGGCTGAAGGACGGCGAGCCAGTGGACGTGAAGAAGGTGGGAACCTGCAGCACGAACGTGGACACCATCCTGTTCATCCGCTCGGCAGAAAGAGAGCACTCAGGCAAATACACACTGGTGCTGCAGATCGAGAACATGGAGGACAAAGCTGACATACAGATCCGGGTTGTAG AGAAGCCAGGACCACCAATTGGAGTGACAGTAACAGATGTTTGGGGTTTCAATGCCGCACTGGAGTGGAAGCCCCCCAAAGACGACGGCAACTGTGAGATCACTGGATACACCATCCAGAAAGCCGACAAGAAGACCAAG GAGTGGTTTACCGTGTATGAGCACAACAGGAGGACAAACTGCACAGTGTCTGACCTGGTGATGGGGAACGAGTACATGTTCCGCGTCTACAGCGAGAACCTGTGCGGCCTCAGCGAGGAGCCTTGCATCAGCAAAAACACAGCGTTCATCCCcaaaacag GTCTGGAGATCAAAGCTGCGACCTACACCGAGAAGGACATGTCCTGCTCGCCAAAGTTCACCACCCCTCTAGTGGACAGGTCTGTCATTGCAGGCTACAGCACAGCGATCAGCTGCGCAGTGAGAGGCTTTCCTAAG CCGAAGATCATTTGGATGAAAAACAATATGATCCTGGGGGAGGACCCCAAATACCTGATGATGAACAACCAGGGCGTTCTGACGCTGAACATCCGTAAGCCGGGCATGTTTGACGGCGGGAAGTACTCATGCAGGGCCGTCAATACCCTGGGACAGGACGAGGTGGAGTGCAAACTGGAGATAAGAG CCGTTCCGGTGGAGAAGAAGGACTAA